One Chanodichthys erythropterus isolate Z2021 chromosome 22, ASM2448905v1, whole genome shotgun sequence DNA window includes the following coding sequences:
- the LOC137013192 gene encoding zinc finger protein 501-like, whose amino-acid sequence MEFEEKPCRIKDEDTEELIDLMEVNEDKPHHFRNEDGNVVVSNTEETFTQKQAGISGVEGFFNCSECGKIFIQKGNLNRHVKIHTGEKPFTCTQCGKSFRHKGHLNDHMRIHTGEKPFTCSECGKGFCRKEDVNVHMRIHTGQNLFTCTQCGKSFIQKGGLNVHMRSHTGEKNYTCSQCGKSFGYKSVLKTHLLSHTGVKSFSCDQCDKTFVLASGLKTHLKVHTAVKPHVCSFCGKCFTRVQYLKEHESIHTGVRPHVCSDCGKTFIILGNLKSHQRVHSGEKPYKCSHCGKSFARSDSLKRHEKIHTGEKWEEFDPIISSIDS is encoded by the exons ATGGAGTTTGAGGAAAAACCCTGCAGAATAAAAGATGAAGATACAGAGGAACTAATAG ATCTGATGGAAGTGAATGAAGACAAACCGCATCATTTCAGAAATGAAGATGGAAATGTGGTCGTTTCAAATACTGAAGAGACCTTCACACAAAAACAAGCTGGAATATCTGGAGTCGAAGGATTTTTCAACTGCTCTGAGTGTGGAAAGATTTTCATTCAGAAAGGAAACCTTAACAGACATGtgaaaattcacactggagaaaaaccgttcacatgcactcagtgtggaaagagtttcaggcATAAGGGACACCTAAAcgaccacatgagaattcacactggagaaaaaccctTCACCTGTTCTGAGTGTGGAAAAGGTTTCTGTCGCAAAGAGGATGTAAATgtgcacatgagaattcacactggacaAAATCTGTtcacatgcactcagtgtggaaagagtttcattcaGAAAGGAGGCCTAAATGTGCACATGAGAtcccacactggagagaagaaTTATacatgctctcagtgtggaaagagtttcggTTACAAAAGCGTTCTCAAAACTCATCTGCTCTCTCACACTGGAGTGAAGTCATTCAGCTGTGATCAGTGtgataaaacatttgttttagcATCAGGCTTAAAAACACACCTAAAAGTTCATACTGCTGTAAAACCTCATGTTTGTTCTTTTTGTGGAAAGTGTTTTACACGAGTGCAGTATTTAAAAGAGCATGAGAGTATTCATACTGGTGTGAGACCTCATGTGTGCTCTGACTGTGGGAAGACCTTCATTATATTAGGCAACTTAAAATCACACCAGAGAGTTCATTCCGGTGAGAAACCATACAAGTGCTCAcattgtggaaagagttttgctCGGTCAGATTCCTTAAAAAGGCATGAGaaaattcatactggagagaagtgGGAAGAGTTTGACCCAATTATCTCATCTATAGACTCATAA
- the LOC137013191 gene encoding zinc finger protein 501-like: MEIKEEPCRIKEEDTEEQIDLMDMNEDNLHQFQKHHFINEDGDSVISQTEKDFTQKQLRKTGVKGSFTCSDCGKSYTSKSILNGHMRIHTGEKPFTCTQCGKSFTYKSFLNRHMKIHTGQKPYACSQCGKSYRHNRHLNDHMRIHTGKNLFTCIQCGKRFIQKGSLIAHMRIHTGEKPFTCTQCGKSFTQKCTLNDHLRSHSGVRSFSCDQCDKTFAVAAYLRRHLKVHTAVKPHICSFCEKSFKYLRKLREHESMHTGVSPYMCFDCGKIFTTSSNLKSHQRVHTGEKPHKCSHCGKSFSQSSSLKYHERVHCKGGLPTVVKAAGLPND; this comes from the exons ATGGAGATTAAAGAAGAACCCTGCAGAATAAAAGAAGAAGATACAGAGGAACAAATAG acctgatGGACATGAATGAGGACAATCTGCATCAATTTCAAAAACATCATTTCATAAATGAGGATGGAGACTCTGTCATTTCACAAACTGAAAAGgatttcacacaaaaacaacTCAGAAAAACTGGAGTCAAAGGATCTTTCACCTGCTCTGATTGTGGAAAGAGTTACACAAGTAAATCAATTCTTAACgggcacatgagaattcacactggagaaaaaccgttcacatgcactcagtgtggaaagagtttcacttaTAAATCATTTCTTAACAGacacatgaaaattcacactgGACAGAAGCCTTATGcatgctctcagtgtggaaagagttacaGACATAACCGGCACCTAAATGAccacatgaggattcacacTGGAAAGAATCTGTTCACATGcattcagtgtggaaagagattcattcagaaaGGAAGCCTAATTGcgcacatgagaattcacactggagaaaaaccgttcacatgcactcagtgtggaaagagtttcactcagaaatgcaCTCTCAATGATCATCTGCGCTCTCACTCTGGAGTGAGATCATTCAGCTGTGATCAGTGTGATAAAACATTTGCTGTGGCAGCATATTTAAGAAGACACCTTAAAGTTCATACTGCTGTGAAGCCtcacatttgttcattttgtgaAAAGAGTTTTAAATATCTGCGAAAGTTAAGAGAGCATGAGAGTATGCATACTGGTGTGAGCCCTTATATGTGTTTTGACTGTGGGAAGATCTTCACTACATCCAGCAACTTAAAGTCACACCagagagttcatactggagagaaaccgcACAAGTGCTCAcactgtggaaagagtttttctcaGTCATCATCCTTGAAATATCATGAGAGAGTTCATTGTAAGGGTGGTCTGCCTACAGTGGTAAAGGCTGCGGGGTTGCCGAATGACTAA
- the LOC137013195 gene encoding oocyte zinc finger protein XlCOF6-like codes for MEIKEEPCRIKDEDTEEQIDLLEVNEDKQQKPHHFTNEDENEVISNAEKNFTQKQAVKTGVKGSFTCSECGKSYRHKVNLYIHRRIHTGERPFSCSQCGKRFTQKGSLNEHMRVHTGERPFTCAQCGKSFTQKGSLNVHMRIHTGEKLFTCTQCGESFTYKSVLENHLRRHSGVRSFSCDQCDKTFVVASNLRTHLKIHASVKPYFCSFCGKSFTQLHTSQEHERIHTGLKPHMCSDCGKSFSSSSNLKKHQRIHTGEKPYKCSHCGKSFTWSGDMKDHESVHTGEKPHQCSSCGKSFTNVSNLRTHKIKHCLKV; via the exons ATGGAGATCAAAGAAGAACCCTGCAGAATAAAGGATGAAGACACAGAGGAACAAATAG ATCTGTTGGAAGTGAATGAAGACAAACAGCAAAAACCTCATCATTTCACAAATGAAGATGAAAATGAAGTCATTTCAAATGCTGAAAAGaatttcacccaaaaacaaGCTGTAAAAACTGGAGTCAAAGGATCTTTCACCTGCtctgagtgtggaaagagttacaGACATAAAGTAAACCTTTACATACACaggagaattcacactggagaaagacCATTCTCCTGcagtcagtgtggaaagagattCACTCAGAAAGGAAGCTTAAATGaacacatgagagttcacactggagaaagacCGTTCACATGcgctcagtgtggaaagagtttcactcagAAAGGAAGCTTGAATGTGcatatgagaattcacactggagaaaaactgttcacatgcactcagtgtggagaGAGTTTCACTTACAAAAGTGTTCTGGAAAATCATCTGCGTCGTCACTCGGGAGTGAGATCATTCAGCTGTGATCAGTGTGATAAAACATTTGTTGTAGCATCAAACTTAAGAACACACCTTAAGATTCATGCTTCTGTGAAGCCTTacttttgttctttttgtggaaagagttttacacAACTGCACACTTCACAAGAGCATGAGagaattcatacaggtttgaaacctCATATGTGCTCTGACTGTGGGAAGAGTTTTAGTTCATCCAGCAACTTAAAAAAACACCAGCGaattcatacaggagagaaaccGTACAAGTGCTCAcactgtggaaagagtttcacttgGTCAGGAGACATGAAAGATCATGAGAgcgttcatactggagagaagccgcatCAGTGCTCTtcatgtgggaagagtttcacaaatgtatctaatctACGGACTCATAAGATAAAGCATTGCCTGAAGGTATAA